The genomic interval atatatatatatatatatatatatatatatatatatatatatatatatatatatatatatatatatatatatatatataaatgatcAATCGCATTTTGATGACCATTTGGACAAGAAGCAAATCACGGGTATTAGAATCCCAATTACACAGTGAGAGACAGAACGTGGAAGATTTTCTTGATTTCTGCAGAAAATAAGCTTGTTTCATTGCGTTTTCTTTCGTCATGGACTAGAAGAGTTTGCAGGACCCGTAAGGTCAAATGCGTAGTTGGCCAAGTCATCCATGTACTCATCAAGAGCACTCTCAGATATCTCGAAGGTGTGCTCGATCAGCTGCACGCATGGGGGAATAATTAGGGAAACACAACAAGAACGAAGCCAATTCAAGCAAAGGTAACACGAACAAGGTGGTTGGTACCTTGATTTCACTCATCAGCTCCCTCTCCATCATCTGTATCACAcgtttttttcaagaaaaaaacacgAGCAGAAGATGCACATAAACATTGTTATCTGGAAGTTCTGTATCATGAAGTTTTCAATATCTGATTAATCCAAAGAGGTGCAAATATGATGATGTCATTCTACCTGCAAATCGTCCACAGAGAAACTGGTCTCTACCATCTGCAAAGGCGCAGCATCGATGTTAAGTTGCGATCGCATAGAACAAGTGCATTTGCAGGTGTGTCGCGAAAAACATACCTCTATATCGTGATCCAACAGCAAATCGTTCAACATCTGCATCACATGTTGAATTCATCATGACGATATATACCCTCAAATCAGGTACAAGAAGGCAAAACTTCAATTAAAGATGAAAGAAGATTTGTACCTCGATTTCAGCCATAGCGGCATCGTTGTCCCTAACCATCTCAGATGCCCTGCACATCGCAACATGTTTTTTTGAGATAATGAATAGAAATCCGGTCTCTATATCCACAAgtggatatacacagccaacTGCAGCATGTTTCAGAGAAGTTTATGGCATGCAGCACTGTATCTTTTTGAAAGAGAAAAAATGCCATGCAGCATGTGAATTCCACAATCTAGTTTCCTCAAACAACCATACAGATCAAGTGCTTCCTTGCTTGGAGAAGTGGTTCTCAGCAGATCATGATCATGAAGTGACCCAACACCTGAACTGAAACTCTCCCTGTACttctgaaaaacaaaagaaatcaaTAGCACGAACAATCAAGATGCATCAAGATCTTGTGCAGCAGAACGAGAATGATAATAGAGAGAAAGAATTATCAAAATATCTGATA from Oryza glaberrima chromosome 3, OglaRS2, whole genome shotgun sequence carries:
- the LOC127768267 gene encoding protein PHR1-LIKE 3-like isoform X4, which gives rise to MSNSQPAQEDDCMSSILVSRLIRAMQPTRSYLRWSDDLHKMFVEAVAYHGGPYEAKPTAVKETMQAMGVTGLTTHNIKSHLQKYRESFSSGVGSLHDHDLLRTTSPSKEALDLASEMVRDNDAAMAEIEMLNDLLLDHDIEMVETSFSVDDLQNFQITMFMCIFCSCFFLEKNV
- the LOC127768267 gene encoding myb family transcription factor PHL12-like isoform X2 — protein: MSNSQPAQEDDCMSSILVSRLIRAMQPTRSYLRWSDDLHKMFVEAVAYHGGPYEAKPTAVKETMQAMGVTGLTTHNIKSHLQKYRESFSSGVGSLHDHDLLRTTSPSKEALDLASEMVRDNDAAMAEIEMLNDLLLDHDIEMVETSFSVDDLQMMERELMSEIKLIEHTFEISESALDEYMDDLANYAFDLTGPANSSSP
- the LOC127768267 gene encoding myb family transcription factor PHL12-like isoform X3 gives rise to the protein MSNSQPAQEDDCMSSILVSRLIRAMQPTRSYLRWSDDLHKMFVEAVAYHGGPYEAKPTAVKETMQAMGVTGLTTHNIKSHLQYRESFSSGVGSLHDHDLLRTTSPSKEALDLASEMVRDNDAAMAEIEMLNDLLLDHDIEMVETSFSVDDLQMMERELMSEIKLIEHTFEISESALDEYMDDLANYAFDLTGPANSSSP
- the LOC127768267 gene encoding myb family transcription factor PHL12-like isoform X1, giving the protein MIYRIMSNSQPAQEDDCMSSILVSRLIRAMQPTRSYLRWSDDLHKMFVEAVAYHGGPYEAKPTAVKETMQAMGVTGLTTHNIKSHLQKYRESFSSGVGSLHDHDLLRTTSPSKEALDLASEMVRDNDAAMAEIEMLNDLLLDHDIEMVETSFSVDDLQMMERELMSEIKLIEHTFEISESALDEYMDDLANYAFDLTGPANSSSP
- the LOC127768267 gene encoding protein PHR1-LIKE 3-like isoform X5, whose protein sequence is MSNSQPAQEDDCMSSILVSRLIRAMQPTRSYLRWSDDLHKMFVEAVAYHGGPYEAKPTAVKETMQAMGVTGLTTHNIKSHLQKYRESFSSGVGSLHDHDLLRTTSPSKEALDLASEMVRDNDAAMAEIEMLNDLLLDHDIEMVETSFSVDDLQITMFMCIFCSCFFLEKNV